Proteins from one Cicer arietinum cultivar CDC Frontier isolate Library 1 chromosome 3, Cicar.CDCFrontier_v2.0, whole genome shotgun sequence genomic window:
- the LOC105853055 gene encoding uncharacterized protein, which produces MGVERYRCGVHGTHLRQNIGVFVVLILGGASGSPLPAPAMDKSWIKKPHKSVEYDQGIKEFITFAFQDELENGEIICPRKHCGFRKLQSRSVIDDHLKCKPFPKGYTLWVHHGESTRETSSISPSSVSNIVQDTIVIDDHIQKMINDAFGVEDHPKEVPIESNAEIDRNEDMLPSGSQRRYEEAKDYYELSRDEEQPLYEGCVKYSRLHFLLLKDAYEFTNIANSFYEAKKTITKFGLNYEKIPVCPNNCMLYWGNKKDEERETYKICNTSKWKSKAKVGAIGVSGDENNRKKVLVEVLRYFSLKPQLEILFLSSKSVEDMRWHAIDSKNDRMLRHPRDLKLGNILT; this is translated from the exons ATGGGGGTTGAGAGGTATAGGTGTGGGGTGCACGGTACACATCTCCGACAAAATATTGGAGTATTTGTTGTGCTTATACTAGGTGGAG CTTCTGGTTCTCCTTTACCAGCTCCAg CAATGGATAAGTCATGGATTAAGAAGCCACACAAATCAGTTGAATATGATCAAGGGATCAAGGAATTTATTACTTTTGCCTTTCAAGATGAATTAGAAAATGGCGAAATAATATGCCCTCGTAAACATTGTGGTTTCAGAAAACTGCAGAGTAGAAGTGTAATTGATGATCACTTAAAGTGCAAACCATTTCCAAAGGGATACACCCTTTGGGTACATCATGGAGAGTCCACAAGAGAAACTAGTAGTATCTCACCTAgtagtgtttcaaatatagttcAAGACACAATTGTCATTGATGATCATATACAGAAAATGATCAATGATGCTTTTGGAGTCGAAGATCATCCAAAAGAAGTACCCATTGAATCGAATGCAGAGATTGATCGAAATGAAGATATGTTGCCAAGTGGAAGTCAGCGAAGGTATGAAGAGGCCAAAGATTACTATGAATTAAGTAGAGATGAAGAACAACCTTTGTATGAAGGGTGTGTTAAATATTCAAGACTACATTTTTTG ttattaaaagATGCATATGAATTTACAAATATAGCAAATTCATTCTATGAAGCCAAGAAAACAATCACCAAGTTtggtttaaattatgaaaagatCCCTGTTTGTCCGAATAATTGTATGCTTTATTGGGGTAATAAGAAAGATGAAGAGAGGGAGACCTACAAAATTTGTAACACTTCCAAATGGAAATCAAAAGCAAAAGTTGGTGCAATTGGAGTGTCTGGTGATGAAAATAATCGAAAGAAAGTTCTTGTAGAAGTTCTTcgttatttttcattaaaaccacagttagaaatattatttttgtcctcAAAATCGGTGGAGGATATGAGATGGCATGCAATCGATAGTAAGAATGATCGAATGTTGAGGCATCCTAGAGATCTTAAGCTTGGAAACATTTTGACTTGA